A genome region from Trachemys scripta elegans isolate TJP31775 chromosome 2, CAS_Tse_1.0, whole genome shotgun sequence includes the following:
- the LOC117871970 gene encoding LOW QUALITY PROTEIN: vasoactive intestinal polypeptide receptor 1-like (The sequence of the model RefSeq protein was modified relative to this genomic sequence to represent the inferred CDS: substituted 1 base at 1 genomic stop codon), translating to MLSFSWVLLPLVASIHPECKIFQQVVKDQALCLEKNEATLPNLKGCPGDWDGLSCWPKATFGEVVKVACPGFFEEITNIQGFLQRNCTQEAYWSEPYPPYSIACGFDEGSSKGPEDQKSYYSAFWHVYTAGYATSLTSLITALVIFAIFRKFHCTRNYIHMHLFVSFILRATAVFIKDAVLFADENMDHCLMSTVACKVAVAFFQFSILANFFWLLVEGMYLQTLLLLTFVSDKQYVWWFILIGWGXYTHVFSLCLYISGNYLVSCFRCWDDDDENTAVLWIIRGPILLSVLINFIIFVNVIRILVQKLQSPEVSGSQSSHFVRLAKSTLLLIPLFGVHYIVFAFCPESTGLEARLYIELGLGSFQGFVVALLYCFLNGEVQVELKKRLRKWQYQEYLNFTRKPRRMSRENSPVNYVTQLSLLEKISPKRKTSLFRNGTSSV from the exons GATGCCCAGGGGATTGGGATGGACTGAGTTGCTGGCCCAAAGCCACTTTTGGAGAAGTGGTAAAAGTTGCATGCCCGGGTTTCTTTGAAGAAATCACCAACATACAGG gctttctgcaaAGAAACTGTACACAAGAGGCATATTGGTCAGAACCGTACCCACCGTACTCTATTGCCTGCGGATTTGATGAAGGTTCCAGTAAAGGCCCTGAAGATCAG AAATCATATTATTCTGCATtttggcatgtctacactgctggcTATGCGACATCTCTGACTTCACTCATTACAGCTCTCGTTATCTTTGCCATCTTCAG AAAATTCCACTGTACACGGAATTACATCCACATGCATCTGTTTGTCTCTTTCATCCTTCGAGCCACTGCTGTTTTCATTAAAGATGCTGTTTTGTTTGCTGATGAAAATATGGACCACTGCTTAATGTCAACG GTTGCATGTAAGGTTGCAGTGGCATTCTTTCAGTTCAGCATTTTAGCCAACTTCTTCTGGCTCCTGGTAGAAGGGATGTACTTGCAAACACTGCTGCTGTTGACATTTGTTTCTGATAAACAGTACGTGTGGTGGTTCATTTTGATTGGCTGGGGTTAGTACACTCatgttttctccctttgtttgtaTAT ATCAGGTAATTATTTAGTTTCCTGTTTCAGATgctgggatgatgatgatgagaatACAGCAGTGTTATGGATCATCAGGGGACCCATACTGCTATCTGTATTA ATTAACTTTATTATATTTGTCAATGTGATCAGAATTCTGGTGCAGAAATTACAATCTCCGGAAGTCAGCGGCAGCCAGTCTAGTCATTTTGT GAGACTAGCTAAATCCACCCTGCTCCTGATCCCACTCTTTGGAGTGCACTATATCGTGTTTGCGTTTTGCCCAGAAAGCACTGGATTGGAAGCTAGACTTTATATTGAGCTGGGCTTGGGCTCCTTTCAG GGCTTTGTTGTCGCCCTTCTATATTGCTTCTTAAATGGAGAG GTTCAGGTCGAATTAAAGAAGCGACTGCGTAAGTGGCAATACCAAGAGTACCTGAACTTCACCCGCAAACCTCGGCGCATGTCTAGAGAAAACAGCCCTGTTAACTACGTCACTCAGTTATCACTGCTTGAAAAAATCAGCCCCAAGAGGAAAACCTCCCTCTTCCGGAATGGCACATCCTCCGTGTGA